From a single Papaver somniferum cultivar HN1 unplaced genomic scaffold, ASM357369v1 unplaced-scaffold_133, whole genome shotgun sequence genomic region:
- the LOC113333676 gene encoding uncharacterized protein LOC113333676 codes for MLLNCFLPFFFIMPAVWNGDLDQLTHMLQASMRLDTSRNLNIQNPNAHQNVPHNLWRYCLIAVFFTLHGVNAWHLRCALRKKWRVGGGMSVRQFEVEYYLIRFQIYHEFVRVVRHGSRAILNDIFMISVWHEDQDFRQINLTHVELNITIRGLTLEQLEDFDDVRGYVFHVGEIIAFDQPIYTQQGTYEMTVKVSMNIFNTLRENTIADNGRGGLNTLTFEYHDLPFIFCEFCRRLGHRHEDCAQNRQAQNLVQNGYQLPATPAMYPPLHQQEDDDDMEDLIGNADDEHGFFNDDSDTSSTSRSNHSAASNKYEISITDHNEAILPEEEKHIAGINQEISLPLSPPYVVNPHLWDEFGFYTPEPKETVDLPNPYELTWETTTTSSAKRPNPSHYIYSFLPEDLAKFDPIELYPAANTDPSAASSSRPLIWPTIDD; via the coding sequence ATGTTATTAAACTGTTTTTTACCCTTCTTTTTCATCATGCCTGCTGTTTGGAATGGTGACTTAGATCAACTCACTCACATGCTTCAAGCCTCCATGAGACTAGACACTAGTAGAAACCTTAATATCCAAAACCCAAATGCCCATCAAAATGTCCCTCATAATCTGTGGAGATATTGTCTTATTGCGGTTTTTTTTACTCTACATGGTGTAAATGCATGGCATCTCAGATGTGCATTGAGGAAAAAATGGAGAGTCGGAGGAGGTATGTCTGTGAGGCAATTCGAAGTTGAATATTATCTTATCAGATTTCAGATTTATCATGAATTTGTTAGAGTGGTTAGACATGGGTCTCGAGCTATTTTGAATGATATATTCATGATTAGTGTTTGGCATGAAGACCAAGACTTCAGACAAATTAACCTTACTCATGTTGAGCTGAACATCACTATAAGAGGATTAACATTAgaacaacttgaagactttgaTGATGTTAGAGGATATGTGTTCCATGTAGGAGAAATTATTGCTTTTGATCAGCCTATTTACACTCAGCAAGGTACTTATGAGATGACAGTTAAAGTATCAATGAATATCTTCAACACTTTAAGAGAAAACACCATCGCAGACAATGGAAGAGGAGGCTTAAACACACTCACCTTTGAATATCACGATTTACCTTTCATTTTTTGCGAGTTCTGCAGAAGGCTGGGTCATAGACATGAGGACTGTGCTCAAAACAGGCAAGCTCAGAACCTGGTACAAAATGGATATCAACTGCCTGCTACACCAGCCATGTACCCTCCTCTACATCAACAAGAAGACGACGATGATATGGAAGATTTAATAGGGAATGCAGATGATGAACATGGATTTTTTAATGATGACAGTGATACCTCAAGTACCAGTAGAAGCAACCACTCTGCAGCCTCAAACAAATATGAAATCAGCATTACAGATCATAATGAAGCTATCCTTCCCGAAGAGGAGAAACATATAGCAGGTATAAACCAGGAAATTTCACTACCACTTTCACCTCCTTATGTTGTAAACCCCCATCTATGGGATGAGTTCGGTTTTTATACCCCAGAACCAAAAGAAACAGTTGATCTCCCAAATCCCTATGAACTCACATGGGAAACAACCACCACATCCTCTGCCAAAAGACCAAACCCTAGCCATTACATCTACTCCTTCCTTCCTGAAGATTTGGCAAAGTTTGATCCCATAGAGTTATATCCAGCTGCAAATACTGATCCTTCGGCTGCTTCATCCTCTAGACCTCTTATCTGGCCTACAATAGATGATTAA